In one Cardiocondyla obscurior isolate alpha-2009 linkage group LG17, Cobs3.1, whole genome shotgun sequence genomic region, the following are encoded:
- the LOC139109262 gene encoding UDP-glucosyltransferase 2-like — translation MKILLSIFYAILLCDQIANGYRILGVFPLHGKSHWIVNEALMKDLARRGHQVDVITHFPQKKPIPNYKDISLKDTLPPTVNNISAADLERFGGSPKIPVLVQMGGDVICNLLGHPKLQELIKNPPQDPPYDLVILELFASPCYIAFGRHLKVPVIATVTSMMHDWLNEVSANPINPAYTPSMFSDYTQRMNFKERLMNFWAIHFHTWQFHYYTNHHLTFVKKHFGIDVSNIKDLYKDIALYLTNSHHSLNGVRPLATNVIEVGGLHIRDDGPLSPEVQKWLDDSEHGCIYFTFGSSVRIETYPEKIIQQIYASFEKIAPVRVLMKVAKEEDLLPGLPKNVMTQPWFPQISIFKHKNTRAFITHGGLGGTTEAVYYGVPMIGIPLFADQHINVKNYVTKQVAISLHSIYNITEEKLTSALNSILKDPTYRDNIQKLSKRFVDRPMNASSTAIFWVEYIAKYGHVLRSPELDLYWWQRCLLDIYAFIFIVTVTVLYTAFFVLRKLKRLLFRSHTCAKKDSSTMKSKKNK, via the exons ATGAAAATTTTACTATCGATTTTCTATGCAATTTTGCTTTGTGATCAAATCGCTAATGGATATCGAATTCTCGGTGTGTTCCCGTTACACGGGAAGAGTCATTGGATCGTGAACGAAGCTCTGATGAAGGATCTGGCGAGACGTGGTCACCAAGTGGACGTAATTACACATTTTCCGCAGAAAAAGCCGATTCCCAATTACAAGGATATTAGTCTAAAGGATACTCTTCCACCAACTGTGAATAATATCAGCGCGGCAGATTTAGAACGTTTCGGCGGCTCTCCAAAGATACCTGTCTTGGTTCAAATGGGTGGAGATGTTATTTGCAATCTGTTGGGCCATCCAAAATTGCAGGAGTTGATAAAAAACCCACCACAAGATCCCCCATATGATCTGGTCATTTTGGAG TTATTTGCATCACCGTGCTACATAGCTTTCGGCCGTCATCTCAAAGTTCCCGTGATCGCTACAGTGACCAGCATGATGCATGATTGGCTCAATGAGGTGTCTGCCAACCCGATAAATCCTGCTTACACCCCGAGCATGTTCTCAGATTACACTCAGCGCATGAACTTTAAGGAACGCTTAATGAACTTCTGGGCAATACATTTTCACACTTGGCAGTTCCATTATTATACAAACCACCATTTGACGTTTGTAAAGAAGCATTTTGGAATAGACGTATCGAATATCAAAGACTTGTATAAGGACATAGCTCTGTATCTGACCAATTCTCATCACTCGTTAAACGGAGTTAGACCGTTGGCCACGAACGTGATCGAAGTTGGTGGTTTGCACATCAGGGACGATGGTCCACTATCTCCG gaAGTACAAAAATGGTTAGACGACAGTGAGCATGGATGCATCTACTTTACATTCGGTTCCAGTGTGAGGATTGAAACTTACcctgaaaaaataattcaacaaaTTTATGCGTCTTTCGAAAAAATTGCACCGGTTCGAGTACTGATGAAAGTGGCAAAAGAAGAAGATTTACTGCCAGGATTACCGAAGAACGTTATGACGCAGCCTTGGTTTCCGCAGATTTCCATTTTCa AACACAAGAATACTCGAGCTTTTATTACACATGGCGGGCTCGGTGGAACGACAGAGGCGGTCTATTATGGAGTTCCTATGATTGGCATTCCCTTATTTGCCGATCAGCATATCAATGTTAAAAACTATGTTACCAAACAAGTGGCTATTTCGCTTCAttcaatatataatattaccgAGGAGAAACTAACTTCAGCACTAAATAGCATCTTGAAGGATCCTACTTACCG tgataatatacaaaaactgTCGAAACGATTCGTCGATCGACCGATGAATGCTTCGAGTACGGCTATATTTTGGGTGGAATATATTGCGAAATATGGACACGTTCTTCGATCACCAGAGCTTGATCTTtattggtggcaacggtgtCTATTGGATATTTATGCTTTTATATTCATTGTAACTGTTACAGTACTTTACACCGCGTTCTTTGTTCTTCGGAAATTAAAGAGGCTTTTATTCAGATCGCACACTTGTGCAAAAAAAGATAGTTCCACAATGAAGTCGAAAAAGAATAAGTAG
- the Hsc70cb gene encoding heat shock 70 kDa protein 4 isoform X1, giving the protein MATMSVIGIDFGNESCYVAVARAGGIETIANDYSLRSTPSCVAFSGKNRILGVAAKNQMVTNVKNTIHGFKRLLGRKFNDPQVQNELRFLPYKITPQADGSIGIHVQYLGEEHIFSPEQITAMLFTKLKDVSETALQTAVNDCVISVPSYFTQAERQALLDAAKIAGFHVLRLFNETTATALCYGIYKQDLPGTEAPPRNIVFVDCGNASLQVSVCAFHKGKLKMLASAADSQLGGRDIDIILTEHFCKEFKTRYNIDVHTNPRAYLRLLAETEKLKKQMSANSTNLPLNIECFMDEKDVHGEMKRNDMEALCAHLFERVEKTLKLCLADSKLKLEDIHAVELAGGSSRVPAIKRLVEEIFGRPISTTLNQDEAVARGCALQCAMLSPAVRVREFSVTDLQPYPLKLTWDATQGEEGEMEVFGHNHPLPFSKMLTFYRSNPFTLTASYSVPPPGYPQTYIGTFTIKNVKASPEGESAKVKVKVRVNLNGILTVASASLIEKREPTQQEKEEEETHQQQQQQNNMDAEATDKKDKPDQEAQANEPPAPEVSMDKTRRNSDADDGGKGAGGSAPSYSSRILSWFSSGDDKGDDKSKKKIPIRTVDLPIEANVCGLSQRDLDAAVEKEGKMVAEDKQEKERVDARNALEEYVYDLRAKLSEEDQLATFITEADKEALCRTLDDTENWLYEEGEDCQRHVYSERLSRLRSQGEPIKERRSEFEGRSYVLEELAVALQLAKKSLDQIKISHGKDDKYSHITEEEIKTVEKTIQEKWTWLEEKRILLASTLRTQQPPVTVAQIRAEKQALDNVVQPILSKPKPKIEPPKEEKPKDKPTDEQKNNQNQNAQGNTHSQSNQQQQQQTAEEEKMDVE; this is encoded by the exons ATGGCTACGATGTCCGTGATCGGGATCGACTTTGGCAACGAGAGCTGCTACGTGGCCGTAGCCCGCGCCGGCGGTATCGAGACCATCGCCAACGACTACAGTCTTCGCAGCACGCC ATCATGTGTGGCATTTAGCGGAAAAAATCGAATACTTGGAGTAGCTGCTAAAAATCAGATGGTGACTAATGTGAAGAATACCATTCATGGctttaaaagattattagGTAGAAAATTTAACGATCCACAAGTTCAAAACGAGTTGCGGTTTCTCCCTTACAAAATAACTCCACAGGCTGATGGCAGCATTGGTATACAT GTACAATACCTGGGAGAGGAGCATATTTTTTCGCCGGAACAAATTACCGCTATGCTTTTCACAAAACTGAAAGACGTTTCTGAGACAGCGTTACAAACTGCTGTTAACGATTGTGTCATATCAGTTCCTTCGTATTTTACTCAAGCCGAACGCCAGGCCCTACTCGACGCTGCTAAGATTGCTGGCTTTCACGttttaagattatttaatGAGACCACTGCAACTGCTCTTTGTTACGGCATTTATAAACAGGATTTGCCAGGGACAGAAGCACCTCCTCGAAACATTGTTTTTGTGGATTGCGGTAACGCTAGCTTACAAGTGAGCGTTTGTGCCTTTCATAAAGGCAAACTTAAG atGTTGGCAAGTGCCGCTGATAGTCAATTGGGTGGAAGGGACATCGATATTATCTTGACAGAGCACTTCtgtaaagaatttaaaacGCGGTACAACATTGACGTGCATACCAACCCGCGGGCGTACTTAAGATTACTAGCAGAAACGGAGAAACTGAAGAAACAAATGTCAGCTAATTCGACCAACCTTCCGTTAAATATCGAGTGCTTTATGGACGAGAAAGACGTGCACGGTGAGATGAAGCGCAACGACATGGAAGCATTGTGCGCTCATCTATTTGAACGTGTTGAGAAAACACTTAAGCTTTGCTTAGCAGATTCGA AGTTGAAATTAGAGGATATTCATGCGGTTGAGTTGGCCGGAGGATCGAGCCGCGTTCCCGCTATCAAACGTTTAGTAGAGGAAATCTTTGGTCGGCCGATATCGACAACGCTAAATCAAGATGAGGCAGTTGCTCGTGGCTGCGCTTTACAGTGTGCTATGCTCAGTCCTGCCGTGCGTGTTCGTGagttttctgttacagatctaCAACCATATCCTTTAAAATTGACGTGGGATGCTACTCAAGGTGAAGAAGG tgAAATGGAAGTGTTCGGACATAATCATCCTCTGCCATTCTCGAAAATGTTAACATTTTATCGTTCTAATCCGTTCACGCTGACTGCTAGTTATAGTGTACCACCCCCAGGTTATCCACAAACTTATATTG GAACTTTTACGATAAAGAATGTAAAGGCCTCGCCAGAGGGTGAGTCGGCAAAAGTCAAGGTAAAGGTAAGAGTAAATTTAAACGGCATTTTAACTGTGGCGTCGGCTTCGCTTATCGAGAAACGCGAGCCGACCCAGCAAGaaaaggaagaggaggaaacccatcaacaacagcagcaacaaaATAATATGGATGCTGAAGCAAcagataaaaaagataaaccCGATCAAGAAGCACAGGCTAACGAACCGCCAGCCCCAGAG GTGAGCATGGATAAGACACGACGGAACTCAGATGCTGATGATGGTGGAAAAGGTGCTGGGGGTTCTGCCCCTTCCTACTCCTCCAGGATTCTCTCTTGGTTCAGCTCG GGAGATGATAAGGGCGACgataaaagtaagaaaaagaTTCCTATACGTACAGTCGATTTACCTATTGAAGCTAATGTTTGTGGACTGTCTCAACGAGATCTCGACGCTGCAGTAGAAAAGGAG GGCAAAATGGTCGCTGAAGATAAACAGGAAAAAGAACGAGTTGACGCGCGTAATGCCTTAGAAGAATACGTTTATGATCTGCGTGCTAAATTATCCGAAGAGGATCAATTAGCTACATTTATCACAGAAGCGGATAAAGAAGCACTATGTCGTACGTTAGATGATACTGAAAACTGGCTTTATGAAGAGGGAGAAGATTGTCAACGACATGTTTATTCGGAGCGACTGTCGCGATTAAGG tCTCAAGGAGAACCGATAAAGGAAAGGAGATCGGAATTTGAAGGACGATCTTATGTGTTAGAAGAATTAGCAGTGGCGCTACAGCTGGCTAAAAAAAGCCTGGATCAAATAAAGATATCACATGGAAAGGATGACAAATATTCTCATATAACAGAAGAGGAAATAAAAACAGTTGAAAAAACTATACAAGAGAAGTGGACATGGCTGGAGGAGAAACGTATCTTACTCGCGAGCACCCTTCGTACGCAACAGCCACCAGTTACTGTAGCACAGATTCGAGCTGAGAAACAA GCATTAGATAACGTGGTGCAACCAATTCTTAGCAAGCCTAAGCCTAAAATAGAACCACCAAAAGAGGAGAAACCAAAAGATAAACCTACTGACgaacagaaaaataatcaaaatcaAAATGCCCAAGGTAACACTCATAGTCAATCTAatcagcaacagcagcagcaaacagcggaagaagaaaaaatggacGTTGAGTAA
- the Hsc70cb gene encoding heat shock protein 105 kDa isoform X2 codes for MATMSVIGIDFGNESCYVAVARAGGIETIANDYSLRSTPSCVAFSGKNRILGVAAKNQMVTNVKNTIHGFKRLLGRKFNDPQVQNELRFLPYKITPQADGSIGIHVQYLGEEHIFSPEQITAMLFTKLKDVSETALQTAVNDCVISVPSYFTQAERQALLDAAKIAGFHVLRLFNETTATALCYGIYKQDLPGTEAPPRNIVFVDCGNASLQVSVCAFHKGKLKMLASAADSQLGGRDIDIILTEHFCKEFKTRYNIDVHTNPRAYLRLLAETEKLKKQMSANSTNLPLNIECFMDEKDVHGEMKRNDMEALCAHLFERVEKTLKLCLADSKLKLEDIHAVELAGGSSRVPAIKRLVEEIFGRPISTTLNQDEAVARGCALQCAMLSPAVRVREFSVTDLQPYPLKLTWDATQGEEGEMEVFGHNHPLPFSKMLTFYRSNPFTLTASYSVPPPGYPQTYIGTFTIKNVKASPEGESAKVKVKVRVNLNGILTVASASLIEKREPTQQEKEEEETHQQQQQQNNMDAEATDKKDKPDQEAQANEPPAPEGDDKGDDKSKKKIPIRTVDLPIEANVCGLSQRDLDAAVEKEGKMVAEDKQEKERVDARNALEEYVYDLRAKLSEEDQLATFITEADKEALCRTLDDTENWLYEEGEDCQRHVYSERLSRLRSQGEPIKERRSEFEGRSYVLEELAVALQLAKKSLDQIKISHGKDDKYSHITEEEIKTVEKTIQEKWTWLEEKRILLASTLRTQQPPVTVAQIRAEKQALDNVVQPILSKPKPKIEPPKEEKPKDKPTDEQKNNQNQNAQGNTHSQSNQQQQQQTAEEEKMDVE; via the exons ATGGCTACGATGTCCGTGATCGGGATCGACTTTGGCAACGAGAGCTGCTACGTGGCCGTAGCCCGCGCCGGCGGTATCGAGACCATCGCCAACGACTACAGTCTTCGCAGCACGCC ATCATGTGTGGCATTTAGCGGAAAAAATCGAATACTTGGAGTAGCTGCTAAAAATCAGATGGTGACTAATGTGAAGAATACCATTCATGGctttaaaagattattagGTAGAAAATTTAACGATCCACAAGTTCAAAACGAGTTGCGGTTTCTCCCTTACAAAATAACTCCACAGGCTGATGGCAGCATTGGTATACAT GTACAATACCTGGGAGAGGAGCATATTTTTTCGCCGGAACAAATTACCGCTATGCTTTTCACAAAACTGAAAGACGTTTCTGAGACAGCGTTACAAACTGCTGTTAACGATTGTGTCATATCAGTTCCTTCGTATTTTACTCAAGCCGAACGCCAGGCCCTACTCGACGCTGCTAAGATTGCTGGCTTTCACGttttaagattatttaatGAGACCACTGCAACTGCTCTTTGTTACGGCATTTATAAACAGGATTTGCCAGGGACAGAAGCACCTCCTCGAAACATTGTTTTTGTGGATTGCGGTAACGCTAGCTTACAAGTGAGCGTTTGTGCCTTTCATAAAGGCAAACTTAAG atGTTGGCAAGTGCCGCTGATAGTCAATTGGGTGGAAGGGACATCGATATTATCTTGACAGAGCACTTCtgtaaagaatttaaaacGCGGTACAACATTGACGTGCATACCAACCCGCGGGCGTACTTAAGATTACTAGCAGAAACGGAGAAACTGAAGAAACAAATGTCAGCTAATTCGACCAACCTTCCGTTAAATATCGAGTGCTTTATGGACGAGAAAGACGTGCACGGTGAGATGAAGCGCAACGACATGGAAGCATTGTGCGCTCATCTATTTGAACGTGTTGAGAAAACACTTAAGCTTTGCTTAGCAGATTCGA AGTTGAAATTAGAGGATATTCATGCGGTTGAGTTGGCCGGAGGATCGAGCCGCGTTCCCGCTATCAAACGTTTAGTAGAGGAAATCTTTGGTCGGCCGATATCGACAACGCTAAATCAAGATGAGGCAGTTGCTCGTGGCTGCGCTTTACAGTGTGCTATGCTCAGTCCTGCCGTGCGTGTTCGTGagttttctgttacagatctaCAACCATATCCTTTAAAATTGACGTGGGATGCTACTCAAGGTGAAGAAGG tgAAATGGAAGTGTTCGGACATAATCATCCTCTGCCATTCTCGAAAATGTTAACATTTTATCGTTCTAATCCGTTCACGCTGACTGCTAGTTATAGTGTACCACCCCCAGGTTATCCACAAACTTATATTG GAACTTTTACGATAAAGAATGTAAAGGCCTCGCCAGAGGGTGAGTCGGCAAAAGTCAAGGTAAAGGTAAGAGTAAATTTAAACGGCATTTTAACTGTGGCGTCGGCTTCGCTTATCGAGAAACGCGAGCCGACCCAGCAAGaaaaggaagaggaggaaacccatcaacaacagcagcaacaaaATAATATGGATGCTGAAGCAAcagataaaaaagataaaccCGATCAAGAAGCACAGGCTAACGAACCGCCAGCCCCAGAG GGAGATGATAAGGGCGACgataaaagtaagaaaaagaTTCCTATACGTACAGTCGATTTACCTATTGAAGCTAATGTTTGTGGACTGTCTCAACGAGATCTCGACGCTGCAGTAGAAAAGGAG GGCAAAATGGTCGCTGAAGATAAACAGGAAAAAGAACGAGTTGACGCGCGTAATGCCTTAGAAGAATACGTTTATGATCTGCGTGCTAAATTATCCGAAGAGGATCAATTAGCTACATTTATCACAGAAGCGGATAAAGAAGCACTATGTCGTACGTTAGATGATACTGAAAACTGGCTTTATGAAGAGGGAGAAGATTGTCAACGACATGTTTATTCGGAGCGACTGTCGCGATTAAGG tCTCAAGGAGAACCGATAAAGGAAAGGAGATCGGAATTTGAAGGACGATCTTATGTGTTAGAAGAATTAGCAGTGGCGCTACAGCTGGCTAAAAAAAGCCTGGATCAAATAAAGATATCACATGGAAAGGATGACAAATATTCTCATATAACAGAAGAGGAAATAAAAACAGTTGAAAAAACTATACAAGAGAAGTGGACATGGCTGGAGGAGAAACGTATCTTACTCGCGAGCACCCTTCGTACGCAACAGCCACCAGTTACTGTAGCACAGATTCGAGCTGAGAAACAA GCATTAGATAACGTGGTGCAACCAATTCTTAGCAAGCCTAAGCCTAAAATAGAACCACCAAAAGAGGAGAAACCAAAAGATAAACCTACTGACgaacagaaaaataatcaaaatcaAAATGCCCAAGGTAACACTCATAGTCAATCTAatcagcaacagcagcagcaaacagcggaagaagaaaaaatggacGTTGAGTAA
- the Gstcd gene encoding glutathione S-transferase C-terminal domain-containing protein, translating into MSEVYLIIYSMEDLCLAPIETIITLFTIKYCKSSISIKLILSKQDLTEQAYAIDLTNFVYDVINGSEVPSYASTCELPNVAVNKDSCMAGLCTVLRHIVKSTNLLHCNNLLGFKGSCLMACSEVSVWTRFCEVDLILTLKSLNTKDLERSELPVSLARFEYHMSQPVRLHNLYKYTMCKKFAALDIIGRDKVGLPEHTFAENTYITLSDIIIFVCMHILLNTFSSQVSELVPLTAKWYDRMLADQFIVQCLSCLPLLKTHNLDALRYTLPSVVKESLYKSNPKRYKPRNRIYTRQEDVERSLQLIESMKISMRLEAEPFGAEIHLNWTDIPFDVTPEGGSLPLARLWRKREQLQNLCKPVLKLAKPGDTIVDFCSGSGHLGILIAYLMPRCTVILLENKEESLNRAKQRVQKLRLTNVQFCQCNLNYFKGDFDIGTSLHACGLATDLVIQRCIQKNAIFVSCPCCYGSLQDCHQLTYPRSETFKERVSNKEYSYLSHAADQTHDKLNIKTEQGYKCMTIIDTDRKLFAEQFGYKVYLAKLIPETCTPKNHLLVGIPKSKLKYEGSCDD; encoded by the coding sequence atgagcgaggtatatttaataatatattctatgGAGGACTTATGTCTTGCTCCTATAGAAACAATAATCACTTTATTTACCATAAAATACTGCAAGTCTTCAATCAGCATCAAGCTGATACTGAGTAAACAAGATCTAACTGAACAAGCATATGCAATAGATCTCACGAATTTTGTCTACGACGTTATAAATGGAAGCGAAGTACCTAGTTACGCGAGCACTTGCGAATTACCAAATGTCGCTGTAAATAAAGATAGCTGCATGGCCGGTTTGTGTACAGTATTACGACACATTGTGAAAAGTACGAATCTACTGcactgtaataatttattaggtTTCAAAGGTTCCTGTTTGATGGCATGCTCTGAAGTGAGTGTGTGGACTAGGTTCTGCGaagtcgatttaattttaacgctCAAGTCTTTAAATACAAAGGACCTGGAGAGATCCGAACTGCCCGTCAGCTTAGCCAGATTTGAGTACCACATGTCTCAACCAGTCAGACTGCATAATTTGTACAAATACACAATGTGCAAGAAGTTTGCGGCGCTTGATATAATAGGACGGGACAAAGTCGGCCTGCCGGAGCACACGTTTGCGGAGAACACGTACATCACGTTGtctgatataattatatttgtgtGCATGCACATTCTGCTGAATACGTTTTCAAGTCAAGTATCGGAACTGGTGCCATTAACGGCTAAATGGTACGACAGAATGCTGGCAGATCAATTCATTGTACAGTGCTTGAGCTGTTTGCCTTTATTGAAGACCCACAATTTAGATGCGCTTCGATACACGCTTCCATCTGTGGTGAAAGAAAGTTTATATAAAAGCAATCCCAAACGATATAAGCCGAGAAATCGCATTTATACGAGACAAGAGGATGTAGAGCGTTCGTTGCAATTGATCGAAAGCATGAAAATTTCAATGCGACTTGAGGCTGAGCCGTTCGGTGCCGAAATACATCTCAATTGGACCGATATTCCCTTCGACGTGACCCCGGAAGGTGGTTCCTTGCCGCTCGCGAGGCTGTGGCGGAAGCGAGAGCAGCTGCAGAATTTGTGTAAGCCTGTTCTGAAGTTGGCCAAGCCAGGAGATACTATTGTAGATTTCTGCTCAGGCAGTGGTCATTTAGGAATACTGATCGCATACTTGATGCCCCGCTGCACAGTTATTTTGCTTGAGAACAAGGAAGAATCGTTGAACAGAGCTAAACAGAGAGTGCAAAAATTAAGACTGACGAACGTGCAGTTTTGCCAGTGCAACTTGAACTATTTTAAGGGAGACTTTGACATCGGGACTTCACTGCACGCTTGCGGCTTGGCAACGGACTTGGTCATTCAGCGTTGCATACAGAAGAATGCGATCTTTGTGAGCTGCCCTTGTTGTTACGGTTCGCTGCAGGATTGCCACCAGCTGACGTACCCGCGCAGCGAAACGTTTAAAGAGCGCGTCAGCAACAAAGAATACTCGTACCTGAGTCACGCAGCGGATCAGACGCATGacaaattgaatattaaaaccGAGCAAGGTTACAAATGCATGACGATTATAGACACCGATAGAAAGCTGTTCGCCGAACAGTTTGGATACAAAGTTTATCTCGCCAAACTGATCCCGGAAACGTGTACACCTAAGAATCACTTGTTGGTCGGTATACCAAAAAGTAAGTTAAAGTATGAAGGTTCGTGTGACGATTGA
- the Jtbr gene encoding protein JTB: MIESCTKKRMLLGITFLGGLTVLALIIESHWTSSSSKLYIDNYENNSSCISGEEYEVISECHPCTAFEIASESIGICVHARYKEVLKCKSGETITRSCDKVAWLEERAFWKFEGFMFAAAIISCFMVYWRENILRQRIIRKIARQLRISV; the protein is encoded by the exons ATGATTGAATCCTGCACCAAGAAGCGTATGTTGCTAGGTATTACATTCTTAGGAGG GCTAACAGTTCTAGCACTAATAATTGAAAGCCACTGGACGAGCAGCTCGAGTAAGCTTTACATCGACAATTACGAAAACAATTCTTCCTGCATCTCAGGTGAGGAATATGAGGTGATATCTGAATGCCATCCATGCACAGCCTTTGAAATTGCTAGTGAGAGCATTGGTATTTGCGTTCACGCCAGATACAAGGAGGTCTTGAAATGTAAAAGTGGTGAGACAATAACTAGAAG ctgTGACAAAGTAGCCTGGCTGGAGGAAAGAGCGTTTTGGAAATTTGAAGGCTTCATGTTTGCTGCAGCAATTATTTCCTGCTTCATGGTATACTGGAGAGAAAACATCCTTAGGCAGAGAATAATCAGGAAAATAGCAAGGCAACTGAGAATTAGTGTGTAA